One window of the Chryseobacterium sp. CY350 genome contains the following:
- the prmA gene encoding 50S ribosomal protein L11 methyltransferase: MQNYLEFDFKIQPLQPWSDILMAELIEIGFDSFTEEIHGILGYIQKDLFKEEELKALPLFQNEEVKIDYTFTEMPNINWNEEWEKNFEPINIDDKVLIRAEFHNSVPGMHEIVIQPKMSFGTGHHPTTHLMIQQMMDIDFNGKKVLDMGCGTSVLAIYAKQNGAGETKAIDIDEWSVENSKENAVRNNVELDIELGTAENLGKENYDIILANINRNILISDIPTYVSVLNNGGKLLLSGLCFFDVDDILEVCKENNLDLKKKLQREEWVSLLLEK, from the coding sequence ATGCAAAATTATTTAGAATTCGATTTTAAAATACAACCTCTTCAACCTTGGAGCGATATATTGATGGCCGAATTAATAGAGATAGGTTTCGATAGTTTCACAGAAGAAATTCATGGTATTTTAGGATATATTCAGAAAGATCTTTTTAAAGAAGAAGAATTGAAGGCTTTACCACTTTTTCAGAACGAAGAAGTAAAAATCGATTATACTTTCACAGAAATGCCAAATATCAATTGGAATGAAGAATGGGAAAAGAATTTTGAGCCCATCAATATTGATGATAAAGTTTTAATAAGAGCAGAATTTCACAACTCTGTTCCCGGAATGCACGAAATTGTCATTCAGCCAAAAATGTCTTTCGGAACCGGTCATCACCCGACAACACATTTGATGATTCAGCAAATGATGGATATTGATTTTAATGGAAAAAAAGTCCTGGATATGGGTTGCGGAACTTCTGTTTTAGCAATTTATGCAAAACAAAACGGAGCCGGAGAAACCAAAGCAATCGACATCGACGAATGGTCCGTTGAAAATTCTAAAGAGAATGCTGTAAGAAACAATGTTGAATTGGATATCGAACTGGGAACTGCTGAAAATTTAGGAAAAGAAAATTATGATATTATTTTAGCCAATATCAACAGAAATATTCTGATTTCTGATATCCCAACCTATGTTTCTGTCTTAAATAATGGCGGAAAATTATTACTCTCGGGCTTATGTTTCTTTGATGTGGATGATATTCTTGAAGTTTGTAAAGAGAATAATTTAGATCTGAAAAAGAAATTACAGCGTGAAGAGTGGGTAAGTCTTTTACTTGAAAAATAA
- a CDS encoding 3-ketoacyl-ACP reductase translates to MNLQGKSAIITGGGRGLGKAVALLLASEGVNIGITGRNEENLKMTVDEIKKLGVNSSYAVFSIDNEIHVKAGIESLAEQLGGIDILINNAGIGDFGSIEEMSSEVWEQVIKTNLFGVYYAAKAVYPFLKEKGEGDIINVASTAGLKGGPNMSAYAASKAAVVSLSQSMMAEWRKQNIRVVTLTPSTIASDMSIEGGLTDGNPDKVLQPEDFAEWVRDILKMNRRVLIANGSIFSTNP, encoded by the coding sequence ATGAACTTACAGGGAAAAAGTGCCATCATAACAGGTGGCGGAAGAGGTTTGGGAAAGGCAGTTGCTTTATTGCTCGCCAGTGAAGGTGTCAATATTGGAATCACAGGTAGAAACGAGGAGAACCTAAAAATGACCGTTGATGAAATCAAGAAACTGGGTGTGAATTCCTCATATGCAGTTTTCAGTATAGATAACGAAATTCACGTAAAAGCAGGAATAGAATCTTTAGCAGAACAATTAGGCGGAATCGATATTTTAATTAATAATGCAGGTATTGGTGATTTCGGCTCGATTGAAGAGATGTCGTCTGAAGTTTGGGAGCAAGTGATAAAAACAAATCTTTTCGGAGTGTATTATGCTGCTAAAGCAGTTTATCCTTTCCTGAAAGAAAAAGGTGAAGGTGATATCATCAATGTGGCTTCAACTGCAGGATTGAAAGGCGGACCAAATATGTCAGCGTACGCAGCTTCGAAAGCGGCAGTAGTTTCGCTTTCGCAATCGATGATGGCTGAATGGAGAAAACAAAACATCCGTGTTGTAACCTTAACGCCAAGTACAATTGCATCAGATATGTCAATTGAGGGAGGGTTAACAGACGGAAATCCGGATAAAGTTCTTCAGCCGGAAGACTTCGCAGAATGGGTAAGAGATATTTTGAAAATGAACAGACGCGTATTGATCGCAAACGGTTCTATTTTCTCTACAAATCCTTAA
- a CDS encoding calcineurin-like phosphoesterase C-terminal domain-containing protein — protein MNIRIVLPSLLISAMAFSQTSVSGYVFEDGNKNQKKENREKGIENVAVSNGSQVVLTDKNGKYSLPISEGQTVFVIKPSGYMMDLNQNNLPQYYYQYKPKGSPSDFKYKGTAPTGALPKELNFALHQQKESKNFDILVFGDPQPYTEKQLDYFKRAIVNEVKSNKQNAVFGISLGDLVGDDLSLQKPYADVMKEIGLPWFNVMGNHDMNYDAKEDLLSDETFEATFGPANYSFNYGNVHFLILDNILYPDPRDGKGYWGGFREDQMQFIQNDLKLVDKNKLIVISFHIPLEHNNEDNFRNADRQMLFDALAPFQNALMLSAHTHIQQQIFYGKPQGWNGAKDLHEYNVGTTCGDWWSGTSDEIGLPTSTMRDGTAKGYSFISFNDNQYKVKYKTAGKPHDYQIQLYVPKVIPFPSKTSAKVLANFFMGSKKDKVEYRIDGGKWEEMEYSETIDPNFAQSVFKWDSTDNLFPGRRPSNPEQSKHIWTGGFGNKLSLGKHKVEVKAHDMYGNEFSSSEEFEVQNTILIP, from the coding sequence ATGAATATAAGAATAGTATTGCCAAGTCTGCTTATTTCAGCAATGGCATTCTCTCAGACTTCGGTTTCAGGATATGTTTTTGAAGACGGCAACAAAAACCAGAAGAAAGAAAACCGCGAAAAAGGAATTGAAAATGTAGCTGTATCTAACGGTAGCCAAGTAGTTTTAACGGATAAAAACGGAAAATACAGCTTGCCGATTTCAGAAGGGCAGACGGTTTTTGTGATTAAACCTTCAGGATATATGATGGATTTAAATCAAAATAATCTACCCCAATATTATTATCAGTACAAACCAAAAGGTTCGCCCTCAGATTTTAAATATAAGGGAACTGCACCTACTGGAGCGCTTCCCAAAGAATTAAATTTCGCATTACATCAACAGAAAGAAAGCAAGAACTTTGATATTTTGGTCTTTGGAGATCCGCAGCCTTACACAGAAAAACAGCTAGACTATTTTAAAAGAGCCATTGTGAACGAGGTGAAATCTAATAAACAAAATGCAGTTTTCGGGATCAGTTTGGGTGACTTGGTAGGTGATGATTTGAGTCTGCAAAAGCCTTACGCAGATGTTATGAAAGAGATCGGTTTACCTTGGTTCAACGTGATGGGAAATCATGATATGAATTATGATGCAAAAGAAGATCTGCTTTCAGATGAAACTTTTGAAGCTACTTTTGGTCCTGCAAATTATTCTTTCAACTATGGGAATGTACATTTTCTAATCCTTGACAATATACTGTATCCGGATCCCAGAGACGGAAAAGGATATTGGGGAGGTTTTAGAGAAGATCAGATGCAGTTTATTCAGAACGATTTGAAACTTGTCGACAAAAATAAACTTATTGTCATTTCGTTCCACATACCTTTAGAGCATAATAACGAAGATAATTTCAGAAATGCAGATCGCCAAATGCTTTTTGATGCGCTTGCACCTTTTCAGAATGCTTTAATGTTGTCTGCTCACACACACATTCAGCAACAGATTTTTTATGGCAAGCCGCAAGGCTGGAACGGCGCTAAAGATCTTCACGAATACAACGTCGGAACAACGTGCGGTGATTGGTGGTCGGGAACGTCAGACGAAATAGGATTACCTACTTCTACCATGAGAGACGGTACAGCAAAAGGCTATTCTTTTATCAGTTTTAATGATAATCAATACAAAGTAAAATACAAAACAGCAGGAAAGCCTCATGATTATCAGATTCAGCTGTATGTACCGAAAGTTATTCCTTTCCCATCAAAGACATCGGCGAAGGTTTTGGCTAATTTCTTTATGGGAAGTAAGAAAGACAAAGTAGAATACAGAATTGATGGTGGAAAATGGGAAGAAATGGAATACAGCGAAACGATTGACCCCAATTTTGCGCAATCTGTTTTCAAATGGGATTCTACAGATAATTTATTTCCCGGAAGAAGACCTTCAAATCCTGAACAATCGAAACACATCTGGACAGGCGGATTTGGAAACAAATTATCGCTAGGAAAACATAAAGTTGAGGTAAAAGCTCATGACATGTACGGAAATGAGTTTTCTTCATCAGAAGAATTTGAGGTGCAGAACACAATTCTGATTCCTTAA
- a CDS encoding SusD/RagB family nutrient-binding outer membrane lipoprotein — MKNKVSKFCTVILAAAMLTSCDRSFEEINTDTSKINTPTAGSLLMPIQYNMAANAYTRANNFTFDIMQVAIDFPNEGNSLSRYYITESTGNSYWNTSYKWLKQNKEMYEAAKKQNDKNYQAISLVMNAWMFANLTDTFGDIPFSEASRVEEGITQPKFDKQKDIYIKLLEDLKTANSLFVTTATLSDPDLFFGANTSAAGTIKWKKFCNSLSLRLLGRILKKNGEIDVYGKIQEIVNNPTTYPLMTSNADTAGLDITGVAPLLPPIARPQDFTTGRAAAEFFVETLKSNNDPRLATFFSQAKDIASQANLGYKGAPAGYAQGTVFTYQPSNMNQNLAKAPLKILIYPYAELQLTLAEFAQKGIISGSAQTFYENGVKAAVEQWGGVVPANYFTNPNVAYNGTLQRIMLQKYVALFFVDQQQWYEKRRTGFPVLPNNLGLLNDGKLPQRLMYPVQTKILNTTNYQAAAQSIGGDNINVINWWNQ, encoded by the coding sequence ATGAAAAATAAAGTTTCAAAATTCTGTACAGTGATTTTGGCTGCCGCAATGCTTACCTCATGCGACAGATCTTTCGAAGAAATAAATACAGACACCAGCAAAATCAATACCCCTACAGCGGGAAGTCTTTTGATGCCGATACAATATAACATGGCGGCAAATGCTTACACTAGAGCCAATAATTTCACTTTTGATATCATGCAGGTCGCTATTGATTTTCCAAATGAAGGAAACTCGCTCAGCAGATATTATATTACAGAATCTACAGGAAATTCTTACTGGAATACTTCTTACAAATGGCTGAAGCAAAATAAAGAAATGTATGAGGCTGCAAAAAAACAAAATGATAAAAACTATCAGGCGATCTCTTTGGTTATGAACGCATGGATGTTTGCAAATCTTACCGATACTTTTGGTGATATTCCGTTCAGCGAGGCATCAAGAGTTGAGGAAGGAATTACCCAGCCAAAATTTGATAAACAGAAAGATATTTACATTAAACTTCTTGAAGATTTAAAAACTGCAAATTCATTATTTGTAACTACAGCAACACTTTCAGATCCGGATCTTTTCTTCGGAGCGAATACTTCTGCTGCCGGAACTATTAAATGGAAAAAATTCTGTAATTCTCTATCACTAAGGTTATTGGGCAGAATTTTAAAGAAAAATGGGGAAATAGATGTCTATGGAAAAATTCAGGAAATCGTAAATAATCCTACAACGTATCCTTTAATGACGAGTAATGCAGATACTGCAGGTCTTGATATTACAGGTGTTGCACCACTTTTGCCACCGATCGCAAGACCTCAGGATTTCACAACGGGTAGAGCTGCTGCAGAGTTTTTTGTAGAAACTCTTAAAAGTAATAACGACCCAAGACTTGCTACTTTCTTTTCTCAGGCTAAAGATATTGCCTCTCAGGCAAATCTTGGTTACAAAGGTGCTCCTGCAGGATATGCCCAGGGAACAGTATTTACTTATCAGCCTTCAAATATGAATCAGAATCTGGCTAAAGCACCGCTTAAAATTCTTATTTATCCTTACGCAGAACTTCAGCTGACTCTTGCCGAATTTGCTCAGAAAGGAATTATCTCAGGTAGTGCGCAGACTTTCTATGAAAACGGAGTAAAAGCAGCTGTAGAACAGTGGGGCGGAGTAGTTCCTGCGAATTATTTTACCAATCCGAATGTCGCTTACAACGGAACTTTACAGAGAATTATGCTTCAGAAATACGTTGCACTTTTCTTCGTAGATCAGCAGCAATGGTATGAAAAACGAAGAACAGGCTTTCCTGTACTTCCAAACAATTTAGGCTTACTGAATGACGGAAAATTACCGCAGAGACTCATGTATCCGGTTCAGACCAAGATTCTTAATACAACAAATTATCAGGCGGCAGCGCAGTCGATTGGCGGAGATAATATCAACGTAATCAACTGGTGGAATCAATAA
- a CDS encoding SusC/RagA family TonB-linked outer membrane protein: MRKETQKLLLLSVLGLVSVDMAAQQQIKRDTVKNIEEVVVTALGIKRQDRSLGYVAEKVDGEEFTKTQNNNWAQALEGKVAGLKIQTAGAGPLGSAKITLRGSASMNMDNNQALIVVDGVPLGGTNTGTGNAAYGAGTGGDLPVDFGNNFNSINPEDIESVTILKGATAGALYGSRGMHGAIMITTKAGKSKNGKVNVIFNSNTSFDSVLHWPDYQYEYGQGTLQKNTAGQFYYSYGASPDGVNTGSTSSAFGPKFNGQSYFQYDPTVEGQSLQRQEWRPYKNNIKDFWGVGTTYANNLSVESSTEKTAFRASLNYTKNNWMMPNTGFDRFSGALSIDHNANEKLHIVTKFSYNSTESDNLPATGYNNQSISYFMIFQNPNVDLNWYKPIWKNGQNQIDQIHPFSSFIDNPYLIAYEMLNGLDKKFITGNVTATYKFAKNFDVMLRSGLELTDELRTTKRPYSSANYLQGYYREQQIKNSEFNTDVLFSYKNNFGKFGFNASAGGNLRYNEYVLNDYRATGLKIPGLYELTNAIALITKVPQPRDKEMNSLYGLASLNYNNVWFLDVTARNDWSSALPKENRSYFYPSVATSFILSDIFNLKSNNFNFWKLRASWSMVGSDTDPYNLLQTYNTSDFNNSAEIASIYFNPNLKPEMNTNIEAGMDFSFLKNRLTYNLTVYQNNTDNQIIPVPTLIETGYSTRIINAGEIRNRGIEMTLGAYPVKTQNFSWNVNANWSMNRNKILSLPGEFNGEPYTMSSVGGVVFFNAVVGGSLGDMYGAKLQRSPDGQVIYGSDGLTAKSTKIEYVGNAYAKWRGGLQNTFKYKNLSFSFSIDGQYGGMVYSQSHHKMSEQGKLENTLPGRDNPNGTFVGAGVVQNADGSFSTNTKAVALHTYYGDYYRRANIETNSFDASFIKLREATITYDFPKDIVKNLKMSNLSLSLYGRNLMMLTKNFPLFDPEAATLNDSSITPGVEVGQLPTARTVGIQLNAKF; this comes from the coding sequence ATGCGTAAGGAGACTCAAAAATTACTTCTGTTATCCGTTTTAGGGTTGGTAAGCGTCGATATGGCTGCTCAGCAACAGATAAAGAGAGATACTGTGAAGAATATTGAAGAGGTTGTTGTTACAGCTCTCGGAATTAAAAGACAAGATAGATCATTAGGCTACGTAGCCGAAAAGGTAGATGGAGAAGAATTTACAAAAACTCAGAACAACAACTGGGCGCAGGCTTTAGAAGGTAAAGTAGCGGGCTTGAAAATTCAGACGGCAGGAGCAGGACCTCTTGGATCTGCAAAAATTACTTTACGAGGTAGCGCTTCGATGAATATGGATAATAACCAGGCTTTAATTGTTGTTGATGGTGTTCCTTTGGGAGGCACAAACACAGGAACAGGAAATGCAGCTTACGGAGCAGGAACCGGTGGTGACCTTCCGGTAGATTTCGGAAATAATTTTAATAGCATCAATCCTGAGGACATAGAATCAGTTACAATATTGAAAGGCGCTACTGCCGGAGCTTTGTACGGTTCGAGAGGAATGCATGGAGCTATTATGATTACTACCAAAGCAGGTAAATCAAAAAATGGAAAAGTAAATGTTATTTTTAATTCTAATACAAGCTTTGATTCTGTTTTACATTGGCCGGATTATCAGTATGAATATGGCCAGGGAACTTTACAGAAAAATACGGCGGGTCAGTTTTACTATTCTTACGGAGCTTCTCCGGATGGTGTAAATACTGGTTCTACAAGTAGTGCTTTCGGACCAAAATTTAACGGACAGTCTTATTTCCAGTACGATCCCACGGTAGAAGGGCAGAGCCTTCAAAGACAAGAGTGGAGACCGTATAAAAATAATATTAAAGATTTTTGGGGTGTAGGAACTACCTATGCTAATAATTTATCGGTTGAAAGTTCTACAGAAAAAACAGCTTTCAGAGCATCATTGAATTACACAAAAAATAACTGGATGATGCCTAATACAGGTTTCGACAGATTCAGCGGAGCTTTATCAATAGATCATAATGCCAACGAGAAACTTCACATTGTAACGAAATTTTCTTACAACAGCACAGAAAGTGATAACCTTCCGGCTACAGGATATAACAATCAATCGATTTCGTATTTCATGATTTTTCAAAATCCGAATGTAGATCTTAATTGGTACAAACCAATCTGGAAAAACGGGCAAAATCAGATCGATCAGATACATCCTTTCAGTTCATTTATAGACAATCCGTATTTGATTGCATACGAAATGCTGAATGGTTTAGATAAAAAATTTATCACCGGAAATGTTACTGCTACTTACAAATTTGCCAAAAATTTTGATGTGATGTTGCGTTCTGGTTTAGAACTTACGGATGAGCTAAGAACAACAAAAAGACCTTACAGTTCTGCAAATTATCTTCAAGGATATTATAGAGAGCAGCAAATTAAAAATTCTGAATTCAATACAGATGTTTTATTCAGCTATAAAAATAATTTCGGAAAATTTGGGTTTAATGCCTCCGCAGGTGGAAATCTTAGATACAACGAATATGTTTTGAACGATTATCGTGCTACAGGATTGAAAATTCCTGGTTTGTATGAACTTACCAATGCTATTGCTCTTATTACGAAAGTTCCTCAGCCAAGAGATAAAGAGATGAATAGTTTATACGGATTAGCTTCTTTAAATTACAATAACGTATGGTTTTTAGATGTTACAGCTAGAAACGACTGGAGTAGTGCGTTACCAAAAGAAAACAGGTCATATTTTTATCCATCGGTAGCTACATCATTTATACTTTCAGATATATTTAATTTAAAATCAAACAATTTTAACTTCTGGAAACTGAGAGCTTCTTGGTCGATGGTAGGAAGTGATACGGATCCTTATAACTTGCTGCAAACTTACAATACCAGCGATTTTAATAACTCTGCGGAGATTGCGTCAATTTATTTTAATCCAAATCTAAAACCTGAAATGAACACCAATATAGAAGCAGGGATGGATTTTAGTTTTCTTAAAAACAGATTAACCTACAATCTTACAGTATATCAAAATAATACAGATAATCAGATTATTCCTGTTCCTACATTGATAGAAACCGGATATTCTACAAGAATTATCAATGCCGGAGAAATCAGAAACAGAGGGATCGAAATGACATTGGGAGCATACCCTGTAAAAACTCAGAATTTTTCTTGGAACGTAAATGCCAACTGGTCGATGAACAGAAATAAAATTCTTTCGTTACCGGGTGAATTTAATGGAGAACCTTACACGATGTCATCTGTAGGAGGAGTTGTTTTCTTCAATGCTGTAGTGGGCGGATCTTTAGGAGATATGTATGGAGCGAAATTACAGAGATCACCGGACGGTCAGGTGATTTATGGCTCGGATGGTTTAACGGCAAAATCTACAAAAATAGAATATGTAGGAAATGCTTATGCCAAATGGAGAGGAGGTTTACAAAACACATTCAAATATAAAAATCTTTCTTTCTCATTCAGTATCGATGGTCAGTACGGAGGAATGGTGTACTCTCAGTCTCATCACAAAATGTCTGAGCAAGGTAAGCTGGAAAATACTTTGCCGGGAAGAGACAACCCGAACGGAACTTTTGTTGGTGCAGGTGTAGTACAAAATGCAGACGGAAGTTTTTCTACCAATACCAAAGCAGTTGCACTTCACACATATTACGGAGATTATTACAGAAGAGCAAATATAGAAACCAACAGTTTTGATGCGAGTTTTATTAAACTGAGAGAAGCAACAATTACCTACGATTTCCCGAAGGATATTGTGAAAAATCTTAAAATGTCTAATCTGAGTCTTTCTCTATATGGAAGAAACTTAATGATGCTGACGAAAAATTTCCCGCTGTTCGATCCGGAAGCAGCAACACTTAATGATTCTTCTATTACCCCGGGAGTTGAGGTTGGCCAGTTACCAACAGCAAGAACGGTCGGGATACAACTGAATGCTAAATTTTAA
- a CDS encoding glycerophosphodiester phosphodiesterase family protein: MKKFILGFAVLSAGIMNAQTQIIAHRGYFQTQPPTTENSIQSLKNAQNLKIYGAEFDVRMTKDGVLVINHDEHHGKMEISDFNFKELENVKLSNGEKFPTLKDYLKQGKKDKALKLIVEIKPAKTEALENEIVEKTIKTIKDMKLESQSEYISFSLNVCKQIKRIAPEFKVQYLNGELSPQQIKELGLDGIDYHYSVFEKNPAWISEANQLGLITNSWTVNKIEVYDELKKQGIDFVTTNIPDQLKNK; the protein is encoded by the coding sequence ATGAAAAAGTTTATCTTAGGGTTTGCAGTTTTAAGCGCAGGAATCATGAATGCACAGACCCAAATTATCGCCCACAGAGGTTATTTTCAGACGCAGCCTCCCACTACTGAAAATTCTATTCAGTCGTTGAAAAATGCTCAGAATCTTAAAATTTACGGAGCCGAATTTGATGTGAGAATGACAAAAGATGGTGTTTTGGTTATCAATCACGATGAGCATCACGGCAAAATGGAAATTTCTGATTTTAATTTTAAAGAACTTGAAAATGTAAAGCTTTCAAACGGAGAAAAATTTCCTACTCTGAAAGATTATCTAAAACAGGGAAAAAAAGACAAAGCTTTAAAACTGATTGTAGAAATAAAACCTGCAAAAACGGAAGCTCTGGAAAACGAAATTGTAGAAAAGACGATAAAGACGATCAAAGATATGAAGCTGGAATCCCAAAGCGAGTACATTTCGTTTAGTCTGAATGTCTGTAAACAAATTAAGAGAATCGCCCCGGAATTTAAGGTTCAGTATTTAAACGGTGAGTTGTCACCACAGCAAATTAAAGAACTGGGTCTAGACGGAATAGATTATCATTACAGCGTTTTTGAGAAAAATCCGGCCTGGATTTCTGAAGCAAACCAGTTGGGATTGATCACCAATTCCTGGACAGTCAATAAAATTGAAGTATACGACGAACTTAAAAAACAAGGGATAGATTTTGTGACTACAAATATTCCGGATCAGCTTAAAAATAAATAA
- the ligA gene encoding NAD-dependent DNA ligase LigA, translating into MPENIKAKIDQLRKELQQHNENYYLLDEPSISDMEFDLLLKELQDLEAKHPEFHDDNSPTVRVGGGVTKIFPTIQHQFRMYSLDNSYDFDDLADWEKRIIKTIDEPVEFVAELKYDGASISILYKNGKLVQAVTRGDGFQGDEITSNVRTISDIPITLKGDFPDSFFMRGEIYLTRKNFDKINKLREEEGLDPFMNPRNTASGSLKMQDSGEVRKRRLSSVLYQFVSQEVPAESHWELLHQAHDWGFTISEQAKLCKNLEEIKEFINFWDAERHNLPFEIDGIVLKVNSLKQQRQLGYTAKSPRWAMAYKFKAEKVETKLEKVTYQVGRTGAITPVANLKPVLLAGTVVKRASLHNEDIIKKLGLHEHDFVYVEKGGEIIPKIVGVNTEKRTSDSKEIEYIKNCPECGTALIKLEDQAIHFCPNDLHCPPQVVGRMIHYVSRKALNIDNLGSETIEQLYKEKLIENPADFYALTKEQILPLERMAEKSAQNIIDGIEKSKEISFEKVLFGIGIKHVGETVAKKLVKNFNTIDDLKKATAEELCQVEDIGMKIAVSIVEFFANPENIVMLERLKSYGVQLEKGENTNEVLSNALEGKTFLFTGKSSLFTREAAEEMVEKHGGKNISAVSKNLNYLIVGEKAGSKLKKAQDIGTIIIIDEQQFLDLI; encoded by the coding sequence ATGCCCGAGAATATCAAAGCAAAAATAGATCAGCTCCGTAAAGAACTTCAGCAGCATAATGAGAATTATTATCTTCTGGATGAGCCGAGTATTTCTGATATGGAATTTGATCTTTTACTGAAAGAACTTCAGGATCTTGAAGCCAAACATCCTGAATTTCACGATGATAATTCTCCAACAGTACGTGTTGGCGGTGGTGTTACGAAGATCTTCCCGACCATTCAGCATCAGTTTAGAATGTATTCTCTGGATAATTCTTATGATTTTGATGATCTTGCAGATTGGGAAAAACGTATTATTAAAACTATTGATGAGCCTGTAGAATTTGTTGCCGAATTGAAATACGACGGTGCATCAATCTCTATTTTATACAAAAACGGAAAACTGGTACAGGCAGTGACTCGCGGTGATGGTTTTCAGGGCGACGAAATTACTTCTAACGTCCGCACGATTTCAGATATTCCGATTACTTTGAAAGGTGATTTCCCGGATAGTTTTTTTATGCGGGGAGAAATTTATTTAACGAGAAAAAACTTCGATAAAATCAATAAACTTCGTGAAGAAGAGGGTCTTGATCCTTTTATGAATCCCAGAAACACCGCCAGTGGAAGTTTAAAGATGCAGGATAGCGGCGAGGTGCGGAAGCGCAGATTATCTTCTGTGCTCTACCAGTTTGTTTCCCAGGAAGTTCCTGCAGAAAGTCATTGGGAGTTGCTTCACCAAGCTCATGATTGGGGTTTTACAATTTCAGAACAGGCAAAGTTGTGTAAGAATTTAGAAGAAATAAAAGAATTTATCAATTTCTGGGATGCTGAAAGACACAATTTACCTTTCGAAATCGACGGAATCGTATTAAAAGTCAATTCGTTAAAACAGCAGAGACAACTTGGTTATACGGCAAAATCTCCTCGCTGGGCGATGGCTTACAAATTTAAAGCAGAAAAAGTAGAAACTAAATTAGAAAAAGTAACGTACCAGGTCGGCAGAACCGGAGCGATTACTCCAGTAGCCAATCTGAAACCCGTTTTATTGGCCGGAACAGTTGTAAAACGCGCTTCACTCCACAACGAAGACATTATAAAAAAGCTCGGTCTTCACGAGCATGATTTCGTGTACGTAGAAAAAGGAGGCGAAATTATTCCGAAAATAGTGGGCGTGAATACTGAAAAAAGAACTTCTGACAGCAAAGAAATCGAGTATATCAAAAATTGCCCGGAATGCGGTACAGCATTGATAAAACTCGAAGACCAAGCCATTCATTTTTGCCCGAATGATCTTCATTGTCCGCCACAAGTTGTTGGCAGAATGATTCATTATGTTTCAAGAAAAGCTTTAAATATCGATAATCTTGGAAGCGAAACCATCGAACAATTATATAAAGAGAAACTGATAGAAAATCCTGCAGATTTTTACGCTTTAACGAAAGAACAAATCCTTCCTTTGGAAAGAATGGCCGAAAAATCGGCTCAGAATATCATTGACGGAATTGAAAAATCTAAAGAAATATCGTTTGAGAAAGTATTGTTCGGAATCGGAATTAAACACGTTGGAGAAACCGTTGCGAAAAAATTGGTGAAAAATTTTAATACGATCGACGATCTTAAGAAAGCTACTGCCGAAGAACTTTGTCAGGTAGAAGATATCGGGATGAAAATCGCAGTAAGCATCGTAGAATTTTTTGCCAATCCTGAAAATATTGTGATGCTGGAAAGATTAAAATCTTATGGCGTGCAGCTCGAAAAAGGAGAAAACACCAATGAAGTTTTATCAAATGCTTTGGAAGGCAAAACATTTTTGTTTACCGGAAAATCATCTTTATTTACAAGAGAAGCAGCCGAAGAGATGGTAGAAAAACATGGCGGAAAAAACATCTCGGCAGTTTCTAAAAACCTGAATTACCTGATCGTCGGCGAAAAAGCAGGAAGCAAACTGAAAAAAGCTCAGGATATTGGTACGATTATTATTATTGACGAACAGCAATTTTTGGATTTGATATAG